From one Rhodamnia argentea isolate NSW1041297 chromosome 1, ASM2092103v1, whole genome shotgun sequence genomic stretch:
- the LOC115747740 gene encoding cell wall / vacuolar inhibitor of fructosidase 1-like — MKTPMLATLLSFTQLLLITILPFASADHIDDTCKSTPYADFCISSLRSDPRSSTADTPTLGIIMVDKVDTNAKSTLIKIKDLLGKSPDPRMKKALTYCKEVYEVTISASVPSSKESLTKGDYKFAVDYMRDAASEASNCEASHH, encoded by the coding sequence ATGAAGACTCCAATGCTCGCAACACTTCTTTCGTTCACTCAACTTCTTCTCATCACCATCCTCCCCTTCGCATCAGCCGACCACATTGACGACACATGCAAGAGTACGCCGTACGCCGACTTCTGCATCTCGTCTCTCAGGTCTGACCCCCGGAGTTCCACTGCGGACACCCCTACCCTAGGCATAATCATGGTCGACAAGGTCGACACGAATGCCAAGTCAACTTTGATCAAAATCAAGGACTTGCTCGGCAAATCCCCAGACCCAAGGATGAAGAAAGCGCTGACCTATTGCAAGGAGGTATACGAAGTTACCATAAGTGCAAGTGTGCCCTCGAGCAAGGAAAGTTTGACAAAAGGCGACTACAAGTTCGCCGTGGACTACATGAGGGACGCGGCGAGTGAAGCATCCAATTGCGAGGCAAGTCACCATTAG
- the LOC115747739 gene encoding cell wall / vacuolar inhibitor of fructosidase 1-like yields the protein MKTPMLPLLLLITQLLLITILPFASADLVDDTCKKTPYADFCVSALRSDSRSSTADTPKLGLIMVDKVEVNAKSTLTKIKDLLPKSPDPGMKQALTSCGELYNVIISMDVPPSKESLTKGDYKFAEEYMTDAATEASICEAGFGVKSPLSNSNDYVNKAASVASAIARLLL from the coding sequence ATGAAGACTCCAATGCTCCCGCTACTTCTCTTGATCACTCAACTTCTTCTCATCACCATCCTCCCATTCGCATCCGCCGACCTAGTTGATGACACGTGCAAGAAGACGCCATACGCTGACTTCTGCGTCTCGGCTCTCAGGTCCGATAGCCGGAGCTCCACCGCGGACACCCCAAAGCTAGGCCTAATCATGGTCGACAAGGTCGAAGTGAACGCCAAGTCAACTCTGACCAAAATCAAGGACTTGCTTCCCAAATCCCCCGACCCGGGGATGAAGCAAGCGTTGACCTCTTGCGGGGAGTTGTACAATGTTATCATAAGCATGGACGTGCCCCCGAGCAAGGAAAGTTTGACAAAAGGCGACTACAAGTTCGCCGAGGAGTACATGACGGACGCGGCGACTGAAGCATCCATTTGTGAGGCGGGCTTTGGAGTCAAGTCGCCATTATCAAACTCAAACGATTATGTGAACAAGGCGGCCTCAGTGGCTTCCGCCATTGCCAGGTTACTGCTGTGA